GTTACGACTCTCTATGTATTACTGGTCTAAAAAGGATCCTGTCTTGTGTACAGTAGATCTGCATCTGCAGtgagtttgtgttgtgtgtgtgtgttgcagcaacATTTCTTTGATGATGACGACAGAATGGTTCCCAGTACTCCAACTCTGGTGGTCCCACACCGCACCGATGGCTTTGCTGAGGCTATACAGTAAGACCtacacccacccacacaaaggctacagtgtaaaaaaaaaaatacacactggAATATTTAATTCCTTGAATATCATTAAATAAACAGATGTGTTTGAttctgtgtgaatgtttttgaaTATCTTTGTGTGGGTTGGAGGGTTCTAATGGTCCAAGTGCTGAAAGTCAGACATTAGGCAGAAGTTAAAAAGTTTCCAACTGCaagaaaacacatacagtaaaaaaaatgctCAGGTAATTCCCCATGTGATggaaaatatatacaaacatggGACAAAGCAAGAATGAGCTTCTTGCTTTATCCTTCTAAGTTGCACTCGAGAGTGCAACTCATGCGGTATTTTAAGATTTCCCCCGATTTTTGTATTTAACCATGTTGCATAGTTAGAAATGATCattcacagatttttttttttcattaaaaatggaTAAATCAGCCTAAATAATGGTGGTAAGCAGACGGCTTACCCATAAACTGTATAAatgaagtggacgtagtcacacattggtttgtggactgatgttatgaagcgagagggtggagctaagccCGGATGCTGAATAAGACGTTCTTTACGAGACCAAAATTCTACAACTAACTTGCATGAGGTGAAAACAAAACGTGAAAGTTGTAAgacgaaaacacggacaactcccagacagGACAACAtcgtggtagcaacctgtcaatcaccttgcaGCCCCGCCCTAGAGCATacttgctttatggtctgtttgactctaaatgaccataatgtactaaatgaacatcacgctgtattgaagaagacttgaaactagagattgagaccaaaaactaatgtttacaatgtttactgagggaatacatcaagagaagtagagtcatttatatagacttctatacaaccagaggagtcgccccctggtggtcaggagagagaatgcagctttaacacatgaagcatagacttctatacaaccagaggagtcgccccctggtggtcaggagagagaatgcagctttaacacatgaagcatagacttctatacaaccagaggagtcgccccctggtggtcaggagagagaatgcagatttaagacatgaagcatagacttctatacaaccagaggtgtcgccccctggtggtcaggagagagaatgcaggtttaagacatgaagcatagacttctatacaaccagaggagtcgccccctggtggtcaggagagagaatgcaggtttaagacactttGGATTCACTCTCCAGAACTGGAGGTTGTCCACTGTTTACCTCATTATAGAAACAAACCTAAACTCCGTTCTGGAGACCATTTGGATGATCTTGGTGATCTTGGTTTGTCAAAACTCACGTCTGTCTTTCACCTAACTCAGTTCTCCTCAGGTGGCAGGTCTGTCCACCAGGTTCAGGTTTGGGCCGCCAGAAGACCTGCTGCCTCAGACATCAGCCTCACACTCTGACCTGGGACAGCTGGCCTCTCAAGGaggtactacacacacatacacacacagtaacacttgAACTAGTCTCAGTCAGTGACATTCATTCTTTAACACTTCATCCTGTCCGTCGTACTACTGCTGTGTGTGAAGGTCTGGGGATGTACGAGTCCCCTCTGTTCCTGGCTGCTCACGAtgaagacggaggaggaaggagtgtCCCCACCACACCGTTACAGGTGGCGGcaccaggtgagacacacacctACTCAATGTGAACATTATGACACTTCAATGTGTTTGGCCTTTAAACTCAAAGTGCTACATCACGCCTCTCCGTCTCCGTCAGTGACGGTCTTCACGGAGTCCTTGCCCTCAGATGGTGCCGACAACATGGCGTCCCAGTCGGTTCCCATGGTAACCACCTCCACCGGGATGGCTTCTGCTgcagatgatggagatgaagtCTTCatggagcaggagggagaggggtgagCATCTTAACAGTCAGACCCGAGGTGTCTTTTAAATACAGGGACACAGGGAAATGTATTTCAGGCGGCTGAAGCAGCGATAAGAGAGGAGCAGGGACGTGACGATGACGAACGCATCCCCTTTTTCTGATGGTCACATGTAATTGTGGTCTAAAGGTTTTGTACCATTCAGCTGTAAACTACGGAAGCCCTGAGGGCCAGTGAGGGGGAAAAACCTTTTGGTGATCTTATTTGACATTATCCTggtaaaaccttttttttcacctgTTCTTAAGTCAACACAGGAGATCACcagatttgatttttttctcccttttttacAATGGAGTATTTGTGTTTGagttctgtttttgtgttttgcagTCCTGGTATTGAATCCTCTTTGGAGAGCCACACAGACATTGAGTCGACAGAACCGCAGAGTGATGATGCATCACTGGCATCTACCAGCCAGGACCCTGGTCAGTAATTGTGTGTACTGACCCAGAACAACCCTACAGTGTCTGGCATGGTGCTGTAATGGTTTGCGATGAAATGGTGCTGCAGCAAATATTCTGTGTAAGGTTCTACAGGCAGCATGACACCGTTTTCAGGAACTAGGATAAGTACATACAATTCAAAGGTAAAAACATTGAGAGCACAGCAATTTGTTCAGACCGTGTAGAAGACATAGACGTAGCCCCCCACATGTGGACCAGAGGGTGGAGCTGTGGAGGAGCGAGGCCCTGCAGGGTCGAATACCGGTAGCATAGAAAACGCCACCACGCGCTTTCTAGCTTGGTTTAGCAAGCTAGGTGCATCTGTAATTCACTTCAACTGTGGGTCCTAATTCTGGGCAACGATAAACATGCTTAAAACTTATGGTATCGTTTTTGACCATTTCCTTACAAAACAGATGAACAGCCGACTCCTGAGTGTCTTTTAGTACAACCGGACGCTGAACCTTTTTAGTCCATCAAAATGTTACAGTTAACCTTAATGAATAGTGAAAACGGGAGTTCACAGCTATTTAAATGTACACGGTGCCATGGATACCAATTACTGAACGACCTCAACAGTGTTCTTAATGCAGCGTGTCCTGGTGCGATGAGCTTGTGTTCTGTCACTGAAAGTCTCACATTCTTCATTCGTAGACACCAGCAGCGCCACTCAGCGGCGCACCGGGCCCAGTCTGATGAGCATCCTGCCGACCAGAGGAACcagggggggcagaggggggaggggggaggccaGGACGATGCTCAGCCGCAGAGGTGAGGACCAGACTTATAGTGCAGTAGTTAAGATGACAGAGGGCTCTTAAGAATAAACTGCAGTCACTCAAAGGGTAATGATGAAGCTGTTTATTGAAGTGCAATAGGCAGAGAGCAGCCAGAACATGGTACAGGAGTGATAATATGATGAGCTGGGCTGATGTGGGATCGTCTCATTCATGCTAATCTGCTGGGTCCTCACTTTGTGCTTTCAGGCACTTTCTTtcggggaggaaggggaggagccaTGGGCAGAGGGGGCTTCGCCTGACGATGATGTCACCAGTGGAAACCCGGCCGTCTCGTCCAATAAGGGAAATGATGACGCTTATTTCCTCACGTTATTGTTTTCCGTCGTTGACTTTTTAAGATATTCAGTATTCTGCTCAATCAAAAATCAATAACCCTACTATTATACAAGAGATATGACGgctttgtatgtgtgtggtcCTCTCTCTGAGATGTTCTACGGATACACTGTTTGAGTTTTTAGTTGTTTggtcattttctttgtttcacaTTTATCTGTGAGAGCGTTGTCATTTTGTTAGTATCTTGATGTTGAGCTGTTAATACacttgttttaataataaagcTGTACGATGATTAGCAGCGATGTGCGTGCTCTGTATCATTGGTGTGACAGAGGGCCAAACAGAAAGGGCCTTTCAATTAGCAGGATGTGGCATTATATCCATTGTGTCTCAGTAAGGTTTTATATTATTggacattcattttttttatcttcaaaaTGTATACATTCTACCGACGACAACCATGCGAAGTGAAACGTTACTCTAGCAGGTTATCTCTTGCATGTCTAAAAGTTGTGATGGTATTTTGATATTGTTCCAATGTACTAACATGAATTTATAACCAAGGTATGAATACAATAGAAAAATAGTAAATTGTTGCTTATTGCTCAGTCGACATATTTACTAAGTTTGAGAAGAATTTGTCGTGCTCCCTGTCGGGTGTCTCTAGGGACAGCGCAGCCAAGCTCTGATGGAATTGGCTGGCAGGTGAGCGTTGGCATTTTGAGCGGCCATGTTGGTCGCCACGGCGACGGGGCTGAGGCTGGCGAGGGCTGCAGAAGGGTTCGGTTTGACCAGCGCTGGCAGGTCACCTGAAATCTGGATGCTGAAGAAGAGAGCTGCGGGAAGACAAGACAACCAGCCTCATCACATGAAAGAGAAACACGTGTACATTTGGTTCTCGAGTCAACAGCCTCCAAGACGACTGCACGCGGGGAGGTTCTTACGTCCAGAGAAGATGTAGTGCTCATATGGGTCTCTCCTCTTAGGACTGGGCATGGACAGGGCAGCGGTGACCGGGGTGGGGAATCCCATCAGAGACACTTTGATGTTGATCTCTCCACTGAGAAGATCTTATGGATGTGGGAAATAAAAAACGGCAGCATTAAAAGTACATTCAATGATTTTAATGTTGCAAACCAACTGCTCTAGGAAAAATAGTGGTTGGTTTTTAGAATAGTCCATATCCCTTTGCAGCAACCTCTGCTGGGATGTCCTTTTAATCAATTTCCCTGAACCTTTTTAAAAGGGACAGTCCAATATTGTGGGGAAATTGCTTCATGAGGCTACTCACCAGCCTGGCGAGCGACACGTGTCCTCGAGGAGCTCCTTGGTTTCTTGCTGCAGGATGGAGTGCTGCCTGGTGGGAAGGTGAACCTCTGCATGATGTCTCCTAGAGGACACAGGGACAGAGCTTAATAGATTGACAACCTATACCCGTCTatcttcaaatgttttgttacCTCGCAAGAGATTCCATGCTTAAAGCTAATCTGGCAAACTACTGGACCAATCTggcctttttatttgttgtggttTGTAGTACAGCAGTGGTCTTTGCAGGCACACCTAGCTGAGATCTGCACCAGATAATTTCCATATCTAGAGCGAGATGACAGCTCCTTGCTTTATATCAGTTCCACACATACTGGGAGCTGAACAATGCAACTGTTTTTGAGTAAAGATGTACATGTTGGACCTTGTGAACAGTATGTGTGACTACAGAAGGAATCTCAACTCAAAGGTCCTCTTACGACCTTTTTTCAGACCTCCCAGCTGCCTCTCGTGGTCTTTCACCATCAGAGAACGTAACCGGTTCAGGTGCCGAGGACAACCGACCAACCGTGACCTGAACATAGGACACCTAAGTTTCATTTCCTGATGGACACCTTGAGCTCTGGTTGGAAGCCCCAAAAGGCTCGAGTGGACCTCGAGTGGACCTCGAGTGGTCCTCGAGTGGACCTCGAGTGGACCTCGAGTGGTCCTCGAGTGGTCCTCGAGTGGTCCTCGAGTGGACCTCGAGTGGACCTCGAGTGGACCTCGAGTGGACCTCGAGTGGACCTCGAGTGGTCCTCGAGTGGACCTCGAGTGGACCTCGAGTGGACCTCGACCGTGATATTGTTGTCATGCAGCCACACTGTTCTTTTTGCCGGGTGGCAATTCAGAAATTGAGGACTCTTAAATGGTGGCTGTTAATGCGTAGAACTGGTGCTTCAGTCATCCTCGTCACTTCAACCTGGTGAGGTGTGCTTAGACAAGTTAAAGAGCCTCTGGTTATCAGTCTTAGTTGCGTCTGCCTGTATTCCTCACCGCTCCTAAAGAAGTACACCGTCTCTGCTCTGCTGCCGGTGGCTGGTGCTGCCAGTGCAGCGCTGatgcttcctgtcagacctGGGAACTCAGAGACCAGAGGTTTGGGGTAGCCCGGCTCCATCACCATGTTCCCGTCTAGACGCCAGTACTGGTCTCCCTGGAGGGGGTGAAGTGAGAACAATTCATTTATCTGCAAGTAACACTACCTCAACAAAATGTCAGAGTAGTAGGACTTCTTCTAATCTACTAGCAATAGTGGCAGCACAGAAGTTGCTGCAGTAATATGAATgtcagtagtagcagtagcgcCGTACCTTGATGATGTAGGTGTGTCCGTGGCAGTTGCAGCGTGTGAAGACGGTATCGATGGGAGAGGGGACGCCCAAGGTGTCCGTGATACTCTGAGGACGACTTACTGAGCGACTGACGGCGTCCACCGACCAGACCAGACCCCCTGAAACACACATGGAACTGGTGTAGCTGTCTATCCTCCAGTCACTACACACACTTTAATACATGAAGAAACAATACACTGATGCATGTATCCCTGAGGGCCACTGATACTCACCTTTAAATATCAGAATGGTCCCATTACTCAGAGCAGTCAGTCCATTGATGGGGGAATCACTGCACAGGTTGGCATCAGCAAAgagtcctacacacacacacacacacacacacacacacacacacacacacacacacacacacacacacacacacacacacacacacacacacacacacacacacacacacacacacacacacacacacacacggtgtacTTTTGATGCCAATCTCCTATGATCCCACTTAGGACCAAGCACCAGACATGGGGTGATGGAGCCTTCTCCATAGCTGTCCCCTCCTCTGGAactctttcattttcaaatctcaaatcaaaacccaccttttcagaactacttttaatgtgtgattgtgtgctctatgttcttattgtttttatttgtttatattgtatagcttttaggatgatttaaaacatatttttgtaaagtgtctgagtactacgaaaagcgctatataaattaaatgcattgttattattaagtaCTTTTGATACAGAAATATTGAAATTGTCATTCCAATTGGTTCAAAGCATTTGTTTGGAAGTCATTACTAGGaacgtatatactgtatgtattattacatatttgtattgtgtAAAAACCTAAGAGACTGACGTAACAagtaagaaacacacacacacacacacacacacacacacacacacacacacacacacacacacacacacacacacactaccagtgGTCCTACCTGTCCCTGGTCCCTGAGGACCCCCTTCCACCTGGCCCGAGGCCTGGGCTATGTCCTGGAGGGTGCTGGGTCTGGGCTTGGGGACTGCCACGCAACTGGGTgctggaaacaaaacacattacattgtgtggtgaaatgtaataaatctaaataataCTTTTGGGAAAGTTGTCAAAAATACAAGTTATTtctaaacaaagacaaacaaattacaattttaaaaacatttaattttaaattccTCACGATCTGTTTTTTAACAAATGTCATATTCCCAAGGAAGTTTAAAATAGCGTCTGTGTTATTATTTTGGTGACGGAACCAGGTGGATGTTCACTTTACCATCAACTGCTCCATGACCAGAGGGACTGACGGGAGCCCCGCTGCCCACAGACGGAGCACTGTGGctgggcagagaggaggaggagccccgTCCTGGTGAGACTGGAACTCTGCCGTGAGAGACGGGGATGGACATTGGCAGAAGACCAACTGGGAAGTGCCTCACACCTGCAGGGGAAAGGAGGAAAGTTCTAACATTCAACGGTTTGATACAACCCATCAAGAAtgaactgtgtgttgtgttctcaGTGGTCAAACACTGCATGACTGTTGTATTCAAAGTTACTggttcattaaaaataaagatgctGTTATAGTTGCAGTGCAACTATAAACCTGGATCTTAAACCTTTTCAGTAAgaacttcttttatttttagttaagATGAAACCTGATGGCTTCATCAACATTGGGCCGATTGGGCAGCTGTGTCCACGATTTAgcctatgctaagctaggctaaccggCGAAGCTTCATCTTTACTGTAGAAAAGAGTGATATTGATCTTCTTGTCTAACTCAACAAGAAAGCAAAACAGTCTTAATGAAGTGAAGTCAAATGGTCACTTCTTATATAGTCTAGGATTTCACAATTGAGCACAGCCTGCAGTACGTCGCTAAACAATCTCCAAAAACAAACGttaaatatttcaaaacatCAAATACTAAAGTATATAAGTCAGTAATCCAGTCTTCATAGTTAGCATGTTCAAATGTCTGCATGCAGGAGTAGTAGCACAATATTTGTgtattatttgtgtatttgatgATGGTTTTGTCTCATAGAAACGACATCTACCTGTGAACAATTCCTCGCTGGCACTGTTGGACATTCTCCTGCTGCTCCCTGATCCCAGATGTCCTGAAAACAGGAGGAACAGTATCAGTGAGGCGAGGACACGCCTGCTCTCCttacacaatatatacagtatagtagtCCGAGGAGCTGCCCGTCCAGGCCTTTTGTGTTGCCTCTGCATTTGTGggtctcctccttttttttttttattggtgcCACTGATGACCCATTTGAGAAGTGGATTGCTTAACTCATACAATACATATCAGGAGGTTCATTCTTTCTAATTCAGATACATTTTCCGTCTTCATCTCACGGCTAACGGCCCTGAGGATTTGTTGGGTTCCTTTATTCAATGAACGCTGAAAGGAGCGCTCTCCTGCTGGTTAGGTATTGTTCTTGATGGCTGCTGACCTGAAGCTGCCGACCTCACAGGATGGAGGAGCCTGGTGTGGGAAACACTGGCATCTGTGGTGAGAGACACAAGGTGGAACAAAGCACTGAAAGCAGGATATTCTGTCCATTGCAACCCGAGCCTCTCAAAGCTTCTTTATGCCTTTCATCTGCACAGTAAGTGTGTTTGGCTGTGGTTGTTGGCCATTACCACAGTGTTGCTGGTAGTCATGACAACAGGTGTTGAACTGGATGCACTGAGGATCGCACTCGCACAGCCGACCGCGCCTGAACAACTCACCACAGCGGCCCTGACAGGACTGAGCtgaaaacaacagaacaacagaacaacagaacatcAGCAACACAGCAGAGTACACGTTGCAGCACACGTTCCACACGTTGCAGAACACgttccaacacacacgttccagCACACGTTCCACACGTTCCACACgttccaacacacacgttccagCACACGTTCCACACGTTCCACACgttccaacacacacgttccaacacacacgttccaacacacacgttccagCACACGTTCCACACgttccaacacacacgttccagCACACGTTCCACACgttccaacacacacgttccaacacacacgttccaacacacacgttccagCACACGTTCCAACACACATGTTCCAACACACgttccaacacacacgttccagcacatgttccaacacacacgttccaacacacacgttccaacacacacgttccagcacacgttccaacacacacgttccaacacacacgttccagcacacattccaacacacacgttccagcacacacgttccagcacacgttccaacacacacgttccagcacacgttccaacacacacgttccaacacacacgttccagCACATGTTCCAGCACACACGTTCCAGCACACgttccaacacacacgttccaacacacacgttccagCACACGTTCCAACACACATGTTCCAGACACgttccaacacacacgttccagcacatgttccaacacacacgttccagcacacgttccaacacacacgttccagcacacgttccaacacacacgttccagacacgttccaacacacacgttccagCACATGTTCCAACACACACGTTGCAGCACACGTTCCAACACATGTTCCGGCACATgttccaacacacacgttccagCACACGTTCCACATGTTCCAGCACACGTTCCACATGTTCCAGCACATgttccaacacacacgttccagacacgttccaacacacacgttccagacacgttccaacacacacgttccagCACACGTTCCAGCACACGTTCCACATGTTCCAGCACATgttccaacacacacgttccagacacgttccaacacacacgttccagacacgttccaacacacacgttccagCACACGTTCCAGCACACGTTCCACATgttccaacacacacgttccagCACACGTTCCAGCACACGTTCCACATgttccaacacacacgttccagCACACGTTCCAGCACACGTTCCACATgttccaacacacacgttccagCACACGTTCCAGCACACGTTCCAGCACACGTTCCAGCACACGTTCCAGCACACGTTCCACATGTTCCAGCACACGTTCCACATGTTCCAGCACACGTTCCAACTCTCTTCAAGTTAAAGCTGCATCAGTCGATTTTGGCCACTAGGGGCAGAACTGGCAACAAGCTGACAGACATACTGCCCTGACAAGTTACTGCCTCGTGAAGTTATTATGGCTCACGATTGAGCAAACAGTTGCCCATCTACACgtccagcagacacacagcaacTCTAACATTCATCTGGAGTCCAGATTCTGCAGTTAGATGATCCACAATCTGGTCACTAACTGTGTCTGTCAGGTACAGTGAGCAGCTTGTTGCTAAAAGAGATGCCTGACTGCTGGAAACGGAAGAGCAGCAAAACTGAAACATGGAatgtaaaaactaaacaatgagCTAAGGGGGTGCAAGGTTAATAAGAAACTAAATAATGAGATAAAGAGACTacacacaattcaaaacaaCAAGCTAAAGAGGCTCAACAGTGTTATGGAAACAAAGAAATTAGCCACAGAAAGTGAAAAAGGTAAATTGAAACCAAAACCGAGCTAAAGTGGCTAAATGCGCtccagaaaccaaaacaataagctaACTTTATAGAGGATAAACGTTCTACAGAAACCAAAGAATGAGCTAAAGAGGCTAAAAAGCTAAACAACAAGCTAAAGAGGCTAAAAAGCTCCACCAAAACCCGAAGCTAAAAGACACTAAAAGATCaatagaaaccaaaacaattagcTAAAGAGGCTAAAAAGCGCCATATAAACCAAAAACAATAAGTACACTAACAAAGATCTCTCTATCACACAAGAAACAAAGATGGTACAAATTTGAACACTGAAAAAACCCAAATGATGTAAACAAAGCTAAACTGTCCCATCCAGCTGCAGTGTGACAGTTCATATTTGCACcatttgattggttgatgctATAAACAAAAGCAGCATTCATGCAGCTTGACATTGAAAACGTGAATTGATGTGCTGAGTGTCATACCAGCGGTGCAAGTGGTCTGGAAGTCGAGGCAGCACTCGTTGTGTTGCAGGCAGTTGAAGTCACAGGCACACGGCTGGCCTCTGGAGAAGAGCTCGCCACAGCGGCCCACGCAGCTGCCTGAGGGGACACGGCACTTACTGAATGACATCACACCTTCAGGTATCATCAAGGGGGCTGTGAGACATCTTATGGATGTATTAAACATTAGGCATTGCCATGGCTTAGATGCATTACAGACAGCTATAGTAGGCGTGTACCAGATATCATAAGGCATACcttattttacattataaagtattatatGTGCATTATGAGACATTTCAAGTCATTTTGGATGGCAATTTGATCAGTTATTGTAAGTGCTATCGAACACATGACAGTATCATTCACATTATATGATTAGCAGACATTCTAAGGTATAGGTACAcctatgatgtacacactgtgcCATGAAGGTTTCATCAACGTGTCCTACCtgatccagcagcagcagtggaggtCACAGCAAGGCcaagcagcagaagcagcggTGACATTTTCATCATCCTtgccatcatcatcttcacacAACGGAATCTGAGCCCAACGACGGTGTACGGTGCACAAAGAGAGACCCGCTGTACCACAGTAACAGAATGAGAGGATCAGCAGCTACCTTCTCCTTGTCTTTCTTCAATCTGTGGAGTCTGTGGGTCTTATATATGAGACAAAGGCGCTGAGAGAGGACACTTTTGATcagcatcacacacaaacacacacccgcAGACTCATTAAAAACTGCCAAGCGGTATTTAAACTTCCTACACTGGCAATAAAGGAACTCCTACACACAGTAAAGCTGTGTGGTGGAAAGACACTAATTAGAAATGAACTTTTTTCTCACTGTtcctttttgacttttttataTTCTACGTTTTATAAATATCAAATCATATCTTGGGCTCCCATTCTTTTAAGTTGCCATTAAATCTATCAAGATCGTTACAGTATTTTCAGTAAGTACAATAttgtagtgttttttttgtgaggtcTGTGGCTTCATCCACATGTGATATTACTCCCACCTGTTTTCTCTGCCAGCCAACTTGAGGAATGAGGTGCTTGAGCCAAAACTGATGTCATGTGGTTTTCTGCCAATTATTCCGCGGGTCGTAAACAGCGTCTACTTGTGGGTGGCTGTCACACGGAGAGGATGAGGGGAACGAGAGGAAATAAATG
This Cyclopterus lumpus isolate fCycLum1 chromosome 17, fCycLum1.pri, whole genome shotgun sequence DNA region includes the following protein-coding sequences:
- the prg4a gene encoding proteoglycan 4a, translated to MMKMSPLLLLLGLAVTSTAAAGSGSCVGRCGELFSRGQPCACDFNCLQHNECCLDFQTTCTAAQSCQGRCGELFRRGRLCECDPQCIQFNTCCHDYQQHCDASVSHTRLLHPVRSAASGHLGSGSSRRMSNSASEELFTGVRHFPVGLLPMSIPVSHGRVPVSPGRGSSSSLPSHSAPSVGSGAPVSPSGHGAVDAPSCVAVPKPRPSTLQDIAQASGQVEGGPQGPGTGLFADANLCSDSPINGLTALSNGTILIFKGGLVWSVDAVSRSVSRPQSITDTLGVPSPIDTVFTRCNCHGHTYIIKGDQYWRLDGNMVMEPGYPKPLVSEFPGLTGSISAALAAPATGSRAETVYFFRSGDIMQRFTFPPGSTPSCSKKPRSSSRTRVARQADLLSGEINIKVSLMGFPTPVTAALSMPSPKRRDPYEHYIFSGPLFFSIQISGDLPALVKPNPSAALASLSPVAVATNMAAQNANAHLPANSIRAWLRCP